From one Rhizobium lentis genomic stretch:
- a CDS encoding ABC transporter permease yields MATIAAETEENSQGMRGRRGLHLSPSAISYLQATPLIAILGFFFLLPIAMIAVVSFWDYDFAGLYPDFLTMNYTDTLGSWVTWKTYLNTLKFTAIVWALTLVIGFWVAYFLAFHIRKTSTQMILFLVCTVPFMTSNIIRMISWIPVLGRNGLVNSALIKMGVIPQPIEWLLYSDFAVVLAMVHLYTLFMVTPIFNTLMRIDRSLFEAARDAGASGWQVLWNVVIPLSKPGMAIGTIFVVTLVMADFSTVQVMSGGQSASVALMMKNQMSLLQYPAAAANAVVLLAVVLLMVAAILRVVDIRKEL; encoded by the coding sequence ATGGCGACCATCGCAGCGGAAACGGAGGAGAATAGCCAGGGCATGCGCGGCAGGCGTGGTCTGCACCTCTCCCCATCCGCCATCTCCTACCTCCAGGCCACGCCGCTCATTGCCATCCTCGGCTTCTTCTTCCTGCTGCCGATCGCCATGATCGCTGTCGTCAGCTTCTGGGACTATGATTTCGCCGGCCTCTATCCCGATTTTCTCACCATGAACTACACCGACACGCTCGGCTCATGGGTGACATGGAAGACCTATCTCAATACGCTGAAATTCACCGCCATCGTCTGGGCGCTGACGCTCGTCATCGGCTTCTGGGTCGCCTATTTCCTGGCCTTCCATATCCGCAAGACCTCGACGCAGATGATCCTCTTCCTCGTCTGCACGGTGCCGTTCATGACGTCGAACATCATCCGCATGATCTCCTGGATCCCGGTGCTCGGACGCAACGGCCTTGTCAATTCGGCGCTGATCAAGATGGGCGTGATCCCGCAGCCGATCGAATGGCTGCTCTATTCCGACTTCGCCGTCGTGCTCGCCATGGTGCATCTCTATACGCTGTTCATGGTGACGCCGATCTTCAACACGCTGATGCGCATCGACCGCTCGCTGTTCGAAGCGGCGCGCGATGCCGGCGCCTCGGGCTGGCAGGTGCTGTGGAACGTCGTCATTCCGCTCTCCAAGCCGGGCATGGCAATCGGCACGATCTTCGTGGTGACACTCGTGATGGCCGATTTTTCCACGGTGCAGGTGATGTCCGGCGGCCAGAGCGCTTCGGTGGCGCTGATGATGAAGAACCAGATGTCGCTGTTGCAATATCCGGCCGCTGCCGCCAATGCCGTGGTGCTGCTCGCCGTCGTGCTGTTGATGGTCGCCGCTATTCTGCGCGTCGTCGATATCCGCAAGGAGCTTTGA
- a CDS encoding heme-degrading domain-containing protein — MTIENDLSRIAEQEKALSFDAFDLTTAWQLGKLLQELGTERGLGIAIDVTLHSMPVFYAALPGVTPDNVNWVRRKRNMVLRYFRSSYASGLKLAKDGKTVEDNGLAGADYAPHGGSFPINVKGTGCIGAVTVSGLPQRDDHNLVVEALALMLAKDLDTLRLAPPL; from the coding sequence ATGACAATCGAGAACGATCTCAGCCGGATCGCCGAACAGGAGAAGGCGCTAAGCTTCGACGCTTTCGACCTGACGACGGCATGGCAGCTCGGCAAGCTTCTGCAGGAACTCGGCACCGAGCGCGGCCTCGGCATCGCGATCGACGTGACCCTGCATTCGATGCCGGTGTTCTACGCGGCCCTCCCGGGTGTGACGCCCGACAACGTCAATTGGGTCCGCCGCAAGCGCAACATGGTGCTGCGTTATTTCCGCAGCAGCTATGCCTCCGGCCTGAAGCTCGCGAAGGACGGCAAGACGGTCGAGGATAACGGGCTTGCCGGCGCAGACTATGCGCCGCATGGCGGCAGCTTCCCGATCAACGTCAAGGGCACCGGTTGCATCGGTGCGGTCACCGTCTCCGGCCTGCCGCAACGCGACGACCATAATCTCGTGGTCGAGGCCTTGGCGCTGATGCTGGCGAAGGACCTGGATACGCTGCGGCTCGCCCCGCCGCTCTGA
- a CDS encoding GntR family transcriptional regulator: MKSAAKATPAEDSAETSAQLIRDSIREAIVERRLSPGTKLSESDVGNLFNVSRTLARAALQALSYEGLVSVEKNRGAFVAYPSPDEARQIFSARRLVEPGILREAAARITPDDIRHLKQLLLEEGRLMSERGQTARRAEIKASGDFHLTLAAISGNAIMQRFMEELVARSSLVIALYGQSTASSCGHSEHGEIISAIESNDLDRACQLMLHHIAHIEADLDLRERKSLGLKEAFEL; the protein is encoded by the coding sequence ATGAAGTCCGCTGCCAAGGCCACGCCGGCTGAAGATTCCGCTGAAACCAGCGCACAACTCATCCGCGACTCCATTCGTGAAGCAATCGTCGAGCGCAGGCTCTCGCCCGGCACCAAGCTTTCCGAAAGCGATGTCGGCAATCTTTTCAACGTCAGCCGCACGCTTGCCCGCGCAGCTCTGCAGGCGCTCTCCTATGAGGGCCTCGTCAGCGTCGAGAAGAACCGCGGCGCCTTTGTCGCCTATCCCTCGCCCGACGAGGCGCGGCAAATCTTTTCCGCCCGCCGCCTTGTCGAACCCGGCATATTGCGTGAGGCAGCGGCACGGATCACGCCTGACGATATCCGGCATCTCAAGCAGCTGCTCTTGGAAGAAGGCCGCCTGATGAGCGAGCGCGGCCAGACGGCGCGCCGCGCCGAGATCAAGGCATCCGGCGATTTCCACCTGACGCTCGCGGCAATTTCCGGCAATGCGATCATGCAGCGTTTCATGGAAGAACTCGTCGCCCGCTCCTCCCTGGTGATCGCGCTCTACGGCCAGTCGACGGCGTCGAGCTGCGGCCATTCCGAACATGGCGAGATCATCTCGGCGATCGAAAGCAACGACCTCGACCGCGCATGCCAGCTGATGCTGCATCACATCGCCCATATCGAGGCCGACCTCGACCTGCGCGAACGCAAGAGCCTCGGCCTCAAAGAAGCCTTCGAACTCTGA
- a CDS encoding LuxR family transcriptional regulator, translating to MIENTYSDKFEPAFEGIKAAANVDAAIRVLQAEYGLDFVTYHLAQTIASKIDAPFVRTTYPDAWVSRYLLNSYVKVDPIVKQGFERQLPFDWSEVEPTPEAYAMLVDAQKHGIGGNGYSIPVADKAQRRALLSLNARKPVEEWNELVRRCRNEWIEIAHLIHRKAVYELHGENDPVPTLSPREIECLHWTALGKDYKDISVILGISEHTTRDYLKTARFKLGCATISAAASRAVQLRIINP from the coding sequence ATGATCGAGAATACCTACAGCGACAAGTTCGAACCCGCTTTCGAAGGGATCAAGGCTGCGGCCAATGTGGATGCCGCTATCCGCGTTCTCCAGGCGGAATACGGCCTCGATTTCGTGACCTATCATCTCGCCCAGACGATCGCCAGCAAGATCGATGCGCCCTTCGTGCGCACCACCTATCCGGATGCCTGGGTCTCCCGCTACCTCCTGAACAGCTATGTGAAGGTCGATCCGATCGTCAAGCAGGGATTCGAGCGCCAGCTGCCCTTCGACTGGAGCGAGGTCGAGCCGACGCCGGAAGCCTATGCCATGCTGGTCGACGCCCAGAAGCACGGCATCGGCGGCAATGGCTATTCCATTCCCGTCGCCGACAAGGCGCAGCGCCGCGCCCTGCTCTCGCTGAACGCCCGCAAACCGGTCGAGGAATGGAACGAACTTGTGCGCCGCTGCCGCAACGAATGGATCGAGATCGCCCATCTGATCCACCGCAAGGCCGTCTATGAACTGCATGGCGAGAATGATCCGGTGCCGACCTTGTCGCCGCGCGAGATCGAGTGCCTGCACTGGACGGCGCTCGGCAAGGATTACAAGGATATCTCGGTTATCTTGGGCATATCCGAGCACACCACCCGCGATTACCTGAAGACCGCCCGCTTCAAGCTCGGCTGCGCCACGATTTCGGCCGCCGCCTCGCGAGCCGTGCAGCTGCGCATCATCAATCCCTAG
- a CDS encoding AGE family epimerase/isomerase, with product MAPATGNGTLGNWASRAYHRGWLLNQANSLFDFFQHNSINPKGGFYDLDDTGKPLDADGQVRGIHIAARAVHCFSIGALLGRPGAADVVDHGMDYLWNHHRDRKNGGYFWSLDNNGPVDSNKQGYGHAFVLLAASSARTIGHPLADGMLADITETLITRFWEPRHGAIAEEFTADWQPLDGGAYRGQNSNMHLTEALMAAFEATGDREYLTKAESIADLVIRRAAGSVDWRVAEHFDAEWNLDKDYYHPNEMFRPAGTTPGHWLEWARLILQLWALGGKRIAWMPDAAKALFEQSMALGWDNDKGGFFYTLDWADKPAKRNKLWWPACEGAAAAHFLNEHLPSDYHEECYRKIWNVIERAFIDHKNGGWHEELTEELVPSHALFPGKGDIYHALQACLIPLFPATGSLTKGIVEAGGKL from the coding sequence ATGGCACCCGCAACCGGCAACGGCACGCTTGGAAACTGGGCAAGCCGCGCCTACCATCGCGGCTGGCTGCTGAACCAGGCAAACAGCCTCTTCGATTTCTTCCAGCACAATTCGATCAATCCCAAGGGCGGCTTCTACGATCTTGACGACACCGGCAAGCCGCTCGATGCCGATGGACAGGTGCGCGGAATCCATATCGCCGCGCGAGCGGTCCATTGCTTTTCGATCGGCGCCCTGCTCGGCCGTCCCGGTGCAGCCGACGTCGTCGACCACGGCATGGACTATCTCTGGAACCACCATCGCGACCGGAAAAATGGCGGCTATTTCTGGTCGCTCGACAATAACGGCCCGGTCGATTCCAACAAGCAGGGCTACGGTCACGCCTTCGTCCTGCTCGCCGCCTCGTCCGCCAGGACGATCGGCCATCCGCTGGCCGACGGCATGCTCGCCGATATTACCGAGACCCTGATTACCAGATTCTGGGAACCGCGCCACGGCGCGATCGCCGAGGAATTCACCGCCGACTGGCAGCCGCTCGACGGCGGCGCCTATCGCGGCCAGAACTCCAACATGCACCTGACCGAAGCGCTGATGGCAGCCTTCGAAGCCACCGGCGACAGGGAATACCTGACCAAAGCCGAAAGCATCGCCGATCTCGTCATCCGCCGCGCGGCCGGTTCGGTCGACTGGCGCGTCGCCGAACATTTCGACGCCGAATGGAACCTCGATAAGGATTACTATCATCCGAACGAAATGTTCCGCCCGGCCGGCACGACGCCCGGCCACTGGCTTGAATGGGCGCGCCTCATTCTGCAGCTCTGGGCGCTCGGCGGCAAACGCATCGCCTGGATGCCGGATGCGGCGAAAGCCCTTTTCGAACAGTCCATGGCGCTGGGCTGGGACAACGACAAGGGCGGCTTCTTCTATACGCTCGACTGGGCGGATAAACCGGCCAAGCGCAACAAGCTGTGGTGGCCGGCCTGCGAGGGTGCGGCTGCCGCGCATTTCCTCAACGAGCACCTGCCGAGCGACTATCATGAGGAATGCTACCGCAAGATCTGGAACGTGATCGAACGCGCCTTCATCGACCACAAGAACGGCGGCTGGCACGAGGAACTGACCGAAGAACTCGTTCCCTCGCACGCGCTCTTTCCCGGCAAGGGCGACATCTATCACGCGCTGCAGGCCTGCCTCATCCCGCTCTTCCCGGCCACCGGCAGCCTGACGAAAGGCATCGTCGAAGCCGGCGGCAAGCTCTGA
- a CDS encoding ABC transporter substrate-binding protein yields the protein MTTETTSTKAEKGLSRRTLLKTGAAAVGAIAGSGAITGFPTIWAKTNITLRQFGTGVSNINAIAEKCKADLGITLEMTATDSDAAAQRAVTQPDSYDIADIEYWIAKKVFPTGVLQPMDVKKLKYYDKIVPLFINGKLKPDSVIAQGTAPHTVGFVEAQDAKKFAKEPTQWMTMVPTIYNADTLGIRPDLVGRDITTWADIMDPKFKGKTSILNIPSIGIMDAAMIMEAMGNIKYADKGNMTKEEIDKTIEFLIKAKSDGQFRAFWKSFDESVNLMASGEVVIQSMWSPAVAAVRSKGIACKYQPLKEGYRAWGGGLGLASHLKGAQLDAAYEYINWYTSGWVGGYLNRQGYYSACMETAKNFMTADEWGYWIEGKPAQGDILSPEGKVMEKAGAVRDGGAFEARMGAVACWNSVMDEDRYMVRRWNEFIAA from the coding sequence ATGACGACTGAGACAACATCGACCAAGGCGGAAAAGGGTCTTTCCCGCCGCACGCTCCTGAAAACCGGTGCCGCCGCCGTCGGCGCGATCGCCGGCTCCGGCGCCATCACCGGCTTTCCCACCATCTGGGCGAAAACCAACATCACACTTCGTCAGTTCGGTACCGGCGTTTCGAACATCAACGCCATCGCCGAGAAGTGCAAGGCCGACCTCGGCATCACGCTGGAGATGACGGCGACCGATTCCGACGCCGCCGCCCAGCGTGCCGTCACCCAGCCCGACAGCTACGATATCGCCGACATCGAATACTGGATCGCCAAGAAGGTGTTTCCAACAGGCGTGTTGCAGCCGATGGACGTCAAGAAGCTCAAATATTACGACAAGATCGTGCCGCTGTTCATCAACGGCAAGCTGAAGCCGGACAGCGTCATCGCCCAGGGCACGGCGCCGCACACCGTCGGCTTCGTCGAGGCACAGGACGCCAAGAAGTTCGCCAAGGAACCGACGCAGTGGATGACGATGGTGCCCACCATCTACAATGCCGATACGCTCGGCATCCGTCCCGATCTCGTCGGTCGCGACATTACCACCTGGGCCGATATCATGGATCCCAAGTTCAAGGGCAAGACCTCCATCCTTAACATCCCGTCGATCGGCATCATGGATGCGGCGATGATCATGGAAGCCATGGGCAACATCAAATATGCTGACAAGGGTAACATGACGAAGGAAGAGATCGACAAGACGATCGAATTCCTCATCAAGGCCAAGAGCGACGGCCAGTTCCGTGCCTTCTGGAAGAGCTTCGACGAGTCGGTCAACCTGATGGCATCGGGCGAGGTCGTGATCCAGTCCATGTGGTCGCCGGCCGTCGCCGCCGTCCGCTCCAAGGGCATCGCCTGCAAATACCAACCCCTCAAGGAAGGTTATCGCGCCTGGGGTGGCGGCCTCGGCCTTGCCTCGCATCTCAAGGGCGCACAGCTCGATGCGGCTTATGAATACATCAACTGGTATACGTCCGGCTGGGTCGGCGGCTATCTCAACCGCCAGGGCTACTATTCCGCCTGCATGGAGACGGCCAAGAACTTCATGACGGCAGACGAATGGGGCTACTGGATCGAAGGCAAGCCGGCGCAGGGGGACATCCTGTCTCCCGAAGGCAAGGTCATGGAAAAGGCCGGTGCGGTGCGCGACGGCGGCGCTTTCGAGGCCCGCATGGGTGCGGTCGCCTGCTGGAACTCGGTCATGGACGAAGACCGCTACATGGTCCGCCGCTGGAACGAGTTCATCGCGGCTTGA
- a CDS encoding flavin reductase family protein: MAVSFDFTQLSERERYKLMIGTIIPRPIALVTTVDERGRINAAPFSFFNCLSADPPILAIGVENNADMSFKDTGHNIRMTEVFTVNIVSFAIAEAMHVCGARYPRGVDELKEAGLTAMPGARVASPFIAEAPAAFECRRHVTLELGRSRQIVMGEIVYAHYRDGVVDPERLHVDPARVDAIARLGGDTCATIRDRFEMLTPKL, translated from the coding sequence ATGGCGGTGTCCTTCGACTTTACGCAGCTTTCGGAGCGCGAGCGTTACAAGCTGATGATCGGCACGATCATTCCGCGGCCGATCGCGCTGGTGACGACGGTCGACGAGCGCGGCCGGATCAATGCGGCCCCCTTCAGCTTCTTCAACTGCCTGTCGGCCGATCCGCCGATTCTGGCGATCGGCGTCGAGAACAATGCCGACATGTCGTTCAAGGACACCGGCCACAATATCCGCATGACCGAGGTCTTCACCGTCAACATCGTCTCCTTCGCCATCGCCGAGGCGATGCATGTCTGCGGCGCCCGATATCCGCGCGGCGTCGACGAGTTGAAGGAGGCGGGCCTGACGGCAATGCCGGGCGCGAGGGTGGCGTCGCCCTTCATCGCCGAGGCGCCGGCCGCCTTCGAATGCCGGCGGCACGTGACGCTGGAGCTCGGCCGTTCGCGCCAGATTGTCATGGGCGAGATCGTCTATGCGCATTACCGCGACGGGGTCGTTGACCCGGAAAGGCTGCATGTCGATCCGGCTAGGGTCGATGCCATTGCGAGGCTCGGCGGCGATACCTGCGCCACCATCCGCGACCGTTTCGAAATGCTGACGCCGAAGCTCTGA
- a CDS encoding ABC transporter permease, whose product MSHEKRGLEFYLLAIFFLIFVLFLYGPLSAILILSFQGPDGGLTFPMNGVSTHWFFNLFEKQAVGDFGASFRRSFTLGLMVMVVTVVVSLLAGLAFRRRFRGSTALFYATVASLVVPSIIISLGIGVVFQQGGLKPAWYSSAFGAHLTWTLPFGVLIMFAVFNRFSPVYEEAARDLGATSWQTFRHVVLPMIAPSLIGVGLFGFTLSYDEFARTLMTSGSYNTLPLEIYGMTTNVTTPVLYALGTVTTLFSFTIILIALGIITMLGRWQAKTG is encoded by the coding sequence ATGAGCCACGAAAAACGCGGCCTCGAATTCTATCTGCTGGCGATCTTCTTCTTGATCTTCGTGCTGTTTCTCTACGGCCCGCTGTCGGCGATCCTGATCCTCTCCTTCCAGGGGCCGGACGGTGGCCTGACCTTCCCGATGAACGGCGTTTCCACGCACTGGTTCTTCAACCTGTTCGAAAAGCAGGCGGTCGGCGATTTCGGCGCCTCGTTCCGGCGCTCCTTCACCCTCGGGCTGATGGTGATGGTGGTGACCGTCGTCGTGTCGTTGCTTGCCGGCCTTGCTTTCCGCCGCCGTTTCCGCGGTTCGACGGCGCTGTTTTATGCTACCGTCGCAAGCCTCGTCGTGCCGTCGATCATCATCTCGCTCGGCATCGGCGTCGTCTTCCAGCAGGGCGGGCTGAAGCCCGCCTGGTATTCCTCGGCCTTCGGCGCGCATCTGACCTGGACGCTGCCGTTCGGCGTGCTGATCATGTTTGCCGTCTTCAACCGTTTCTCGCCGGTCTACGAGGAGGCTGCGCGCGACCTCGGCGCCACCTCCTGGCAGACCTTCCGCCATGTCGTGCTGCCGATGATCGCCCCGAGCCTGATCGGCGTCGGCCTGTTCGGTTTTACGCTTTCCTATGACGAATTCGCCCGGACGTTGATGACGTCGGGCAGCTACAATACGCTGCCGCTCGAGATCTACGGCATGACCACCAACGTCACAACGCCGGTGCTCTATGCGCTCGGGACAGTGACGACACTGTTTTCCTTCACGATCATTCTCATCGCTCTCGGCATCATAACGATGCTGGGGCGATGGCAGGCAAAGACAGGCTGA
- a CDS encoding ABC transporter ATP-binding protein, translated as MSKAAEIDIVSVSKVYGMTTAVHAISLKIPAGSYCCFLGPSGCGKTSTLRMIAGHESISSGDIRLGNLVVTDLPPARRGTAMMFQSYALFPHLDLVDNVAFSLKMKGVDKAERRAKALEMLKLMQMEPYADRRPAQLSGGQQQRVALARALITDPEALLLDEPLSALDPFLKIRMRAELKKLQKSLGITFVHVTHSQEEAMALADVIVIMNDGRIEQAAAPREVFERPATAFVARFMGDHNVLSGRVTSSENGVIVMTVPEGQSFSVRGTGRAVGEPVDIGIRTDRVRLQVATEWTLGFNGIVSNIEYRGSSVKITVFGAGSDDFTVISDDGDYFARPVGVGDTVSLSWALDDAVLLGRASA; from the coding sequence ATGTCGAAAGCGGCAGAGATCGATATAGTATCCGTTTCGAAGGTCTATGGCATGACGACGGCGGTCCATGCGATCAGCCTGAAGATTCCGGCCGGCTCCTATTGCTGCTTCCTCGGGCCCTCCGGCTGCGGCAAGACCTCGACGCTGCGCATGATTGCCGGCCATGAGAGTATCTCGTCGGGCGATATCAGGCTTGGCAATCTGGTCGTCACCGATCTGCCGCCGGCCCGGCGCGGCACGGCGATGATGTTTCAGTCCTATGCGCTGTTCCCACATCTCGACCTGGTCGACAACGTCGCCTTCAGCCTGAAGATGAAGGGCGTCGACAAGGCGGAGCGGCGGGCCAAAGCGCTCGAGATGCTGAAGCTGATGCAGATGGAACCCTATGCCGACAGGCGCCCGGCCCAGCTTTCCGGCGGTCAGCAGCAGCGCGTGGCGCTGGCGCGCGCGCTGATCACCGATCCGGAGGCGCTGCTCCTCGACGAGCCGCTGTCGGCGCTGGATCCGTTCCTCAAGATCCGCATGCGCGCCGAACTCAAGAAGCTCCAGAAGTCGCTCGGCATCACCTTTGTCCACGTCACCCATAGCCAGGAAGAGGCGATGGCGCTCGCAGACGTCATCGTCATCATGAATGACGGCCGGATCGAGCAGGCGGCCGCACCGCGCGAAGTCTTCGAGCGGCCGGCAACCGCATTCGTCGCGCGTTTCATGGGCGATCACAACGTGCTGTCCGGCCGGGTGACGTCGAGCGAGAACGGCGTGATCGTCATGACCGTGCCGGAGGGACAGAGTTTTTCGGTGCGCGGAACGGGCAGGGCGGTCGGCGAGCCTGTCGATATCGGCATCCGCACCGACCGCGTGCGCCTGCAGGTCGCGACCGAATGGACGCTTGGCTTCAATGGCATCGTCTCAAACATCGAATATCGCGGCTCTTCGGTGAAGATCACCGTTTTCGGCGCCGGCAGCGACGATTTCACCGTCATATCCGATGACGGCGACTATTTCGCCCGGCCGGTTGGCGTCGGCGACACCGTTTCGCTCAGCTGGGCGCTCGACGATGCCGTGCTCCTCGGCCGCGCCTCGGCATGA
- a CDS encoding aspartate/glutamate racemase family protein — protein MRILIVNPNTTASMTEKAATAARAVAASGTEIIAATSSMGPVSIEGHYDGALAIPGLLFELRERQASGYDAAVIACFDDTGLEAARSFADVPVLGLCESAIATAGFLAQRFTVVTTLERSRVLIDNLVRRYGMGERARVRASDIPVLELEDAASGAIGKLGAEIERALSEDGAEAIVLGCAGMTDLARELQGTYGVPVVDGVAAAVKQAEALLSLGLSTSKRGSYASPLPKPFTGAMSGFSPVPRAG, from the coding sequence ATGCGCATCCTCATCGTCAATCCGAATACCACGGCCTCCATGACCGAGAAGGCCGCGACCGCCGCGCGCGCGGTCGCGGCATCGGGCACGGAGATCATCGCCGCCACATCGAGTATGGGGCCTGTCTCCATCGAAGGCCATTACGACGGTGCGCTTGCAATCCCCGGTCTGCTTTTTGAACTCAGGGAGCGGCAGGCATCAGGCTATGACGCAGCGGTCATCGCCTGTTTCGATGATACCGGGCTCGAAGCGGCGCGCAGTTTCGCCGATGTGCCGGTCCTTGGGCTTTGCGAATCCGCGATCGCGACGGCGGGCTTCCTGGCGCAGCGTTTCACCGTGGTGACGACGCTGGAGCGCTCGCGGGTGCTGATCGACAATCTGGTGCGCCGCTACGGCATGGGGGAGCGGGCCAGGGTGCGCGCCTCCGACATTCCGGTGCTGGAGCTGGAGGATGCGGCTTCGGGCGCGATCGGCAAGCTCGGGGCCGAGATCGAGCGGGCGCTTTCAGAAGACGGCGCCGAGGCGATCGTGCTCGGATGCGCCGGCATGACGGATCTCGCCAGGGAATTGCAGGGGACTTACGGCGTGCCGGTCGTCGACGGTGTTGCGGCCGCCGTCAAGCAGGCCGAGGCGCTGTTGTCGCTCGGCCTTTCCACCAGCAAGCGCGGCTCCTATGCCTCGCCGCTGCCGAAGCCCTTTACAGGCGCGATGAGCGGCTTTTCGCCGGTGCCGAGGGCCGGTTAA
- a CDS encoding DUF2799 domain-containing protein — MIRLLVALAATVGFGLFLASCNTLSKEECVAADWRVIGESDGAAGYEPQQRFAAHAKSCERVKIVPDQSIWFQGYQAGLVRYCTPLSGLARGQSGGGYANVCPPETASGFLRGFNLGAKQHGLQERFNAMQNDYSSKETEIDELSDKLRNAKDEERSALRRRIEDLEDDMHDIRRDQRDVQDDLDRVNEDVEWFQRNPSAELPAPGY, encoded by the coding sequence ATGATCCGCTTGCTTGTTGCGCTTGCCGCCACTGTCGGCTTCGGCCTTTTCCTCGCCTCCTGCAACACGCTGTCCAAGGAGGAATGCGTCGCCGCAGACTGGCGGGTGATCGGCGAGAGTGACGGAGCGGCGGGCTACGAGCCGCAGCAGCGCTTCGCCGCGCACGCGAAATCCTGCGAGCGGGTGAAGATCGTGCCCGACCAGTCGATCTGGTTCCAGGGATACCAGGCTGGCCTGGTGCGCTACTGCACGCCGCTCAGCGGGCTGGCGCGTGGCCAGTCGGGCGGCGGTTACGCCAATGTCTGCCCGCCGGAAACCGCATCTGGCTTCCTGCGCGGCTTCAACCTCGGAGCCAAGCAGCACGGGCTGCAGGAGCGCTTCAACGCGATGCAGAACGACTATAGCTCCAAGGAGACCGAGATCGACGAGCTTTCCGACAAGCTGAGGAATGCCAAGGACGAGGAGAGATCCGCACTGCGGCGGCGGATCGAGGATCTCGAAGACGACATGCACGACATCCGCCGCGACCAGCGCGACGTGCAGGACGATCTCGACCGCGTCAACGAGGATGTCGAATGGTTCCAGCGCAACCCGAGCGCCGAACTGCCGGCGCCGGGCTATTGA
- a CDS encoding DUF4174 domain-containing protein, with protein sequence MLKSIVQEIIGTPRREPELPQSLEQFREIKRVLIIFADAQDDRAVIQDEWLRNAHMRLIEEDVEVFIIAGGGAFSLFDDAWELDADDIRERLQGPPSGEFGLILIGRDGTVKLRSSEPRTAEEVFAALENLPKKTPW encoded by the coding sequence ATGCTGAAATCCATCGTTCAAGAAATCATCGGCACGCCGCGGCGTGAGCCGGAACTTCCCCAATCACTCGAGCAGTTTCGCGAGATCAAGCGGGTGCTGATCATCTTTGCCGACGCGCAGGATGACCGTGCGGTGATCCAGGACGAATGGCTGCGCAACGCGCATATGCGTCTCATCGAGGAAGACGTCGAAGTGTTCATCATCGCCGGCGGCGGCGCTTTCTCGCTGTTCGACGACGCCTGGGAACTCGATGCCGACGATATTCGCGAGCGGCTGCAGGGGCCGCCGTCCGGCGAATTCGGGCTGATCCTGATCGGGCGTGACGGCACGGTGAAGCTGCGCTCGAGCGAGCCGCGCACGGCGGAAGAGGTTTTCGCTGCGCTGGAGAACCTGCCGAAAAAGACCCCGTGGTAG
- a CDS encoding DUF2934 domain-containing protein, with product MSDTRHEWISKRAYSIWEEQGRPDGRDDEHWRQAVAERDALERTQASIDGREVLLKFRPKPQRPELPRGGWVTPPAKAG from the coding sequence ATGAGCGACACACGCCACGAGTGGATCAGCAAACGAGCCTATTCAATTTGGGAAGAACAGGGCCGCCCTGACGGTCGGGACGATGAACATTGGCGCCAGGCGGTTGCCGAGCGCGACGCGCTGGAACGCACCCAGGCCTCGATCGACGGACGCGAGGTGCTGCTGAAGTTTCGCCCGAAGCCGCAGCGCCCGGAACTGCCGCGCGGCGGCTGGGTCACCCCACCGGCGAAGGCCGGCTGA